In a genomic window of Nomascus leucogenys isolate Asia chromosome 4, Asia_NLE_v1, whole genome shotgun sequence:
- the DEFA4 gene encoding neutrophil defensin 4, with protein sequence MRIITLLAAILFVALQARAGPLQARGDEAAGQEQRGADDQDISISFAWDKSSALQVSGSTRGMVCSCRLVFCQRTELRVGNCVIGGMSFTYCCTARL encoded by the exons ATGAGGATTATCACCCTCCTCGCTGCCATTCTCTTCGTAGCCCTCCAGGCCCGGGCAGGCCCACTCCAGGCAAGAGGCGATGAGGCTGCAGGCCAGGAGCAGCGTGGGGCGGATGACCAGGACATATCTATTTCCTTTGCATGGGACAAAAGCTCTGCTCTTCAGGTTTCAG GCTCAACAAGGGGCATGGTCTGCTCTTGCAGATTAGTATTCTGCCAGCGGACAGAACTTCGCGTTGGGAACTGCGTCATCGGTGGTATGAGCTTCACATACTGCTGCACTGCACGCTTGTAG